The Halobacillus amylolyticus nucleotide sequence CATTGTTCAACGGAGCGGTGGTACCATACGTGCATATAATAATGAAGGGAAACAAGGGGCAACCTTCGAAATAACCTTAACAAAAAGGATGGCAAATAAGGATACGTGATATAATAGCAACAGGGAACGATTCCATATAAGAGATGGTTTGAAAGTTGCCGAAATAGGCAGGCGACTAAGATCACTCCCACCATTTGGAACCTACATTACCAAAAGAAAGAGAGGGATGACAATGGAAGCAAAACCTTGCATTGATTCATTAGCCGTTAAAAATTCACATGTACTGCCACCAGATACAAATAGTCATGGAACACTATTCGGAGGCAAGCTGATGGCTTATATTGATGACGTTGCAGCGATCGCGTCTGTACGCCATGCCCGTAAACCTGTAGTCACAGCCTCGACTGACTCCGTCGATTTTCTTCAGCCTGTCTTTGAAGGTGATACGATTTGCCTGGAGGCTTTCGTCACTTGGACACATAATACATCTATGGAAGTGTTCGTTAAAGCAATCACAGAAAACTTACTTACAGGTGAAAGAAAAGTATGCACAACGGCATTCTTATCCAT carries:
- a CDS encoding acyl-CoA thioesterase; its protein translation is MEAKPCIDSLAVKNSHVLPPDTNSHGTLFGGKLMAYIDDVAAIASVRHARKPVVTASTDSVDFLQPVFEGDTICLEAFVTWTHNTSMEVFVKAITENLLTGERKVCTTAFLSMVAVDENNQPSPVPPVYPETEQEKWLHEGAGKRREQRNLRRKESKELAELFGTGLPWK